Genomic window (Rubeoparvulum massiliense):
CCAGGAATACTTCGAGCTCGATCTCTCCATTGGGTTGTCCTTCATACCCATGAATAATCGCATTGCTTACTGCTTCGGATACGGCAGTTTTCAGCTCTGTCAATTCTTCCAGTGTCGGATCAAGCTGAGTAATAAATGCAGCGACGGAAACACGAACGAAGGCTTCATTCTCTGGCCTTGCAGGAAACTGTAGCTTCATATAATTCTTCATCTACATCACCCCCACGACTTGCAGTGCTTCTTCCTCACTGGTTTTAATGGGAATGATCTTATACATTCCTGAGAGACGAAGCATCTTATCAATAGTGGTGGAGGTGGCACAGATCACCAATTCCCCATCCCGTTGTTTCACCTGCTTGTAGCGCCCGAGAATCACCCCGAGACCCGTGCTATCCATGAATGTCAGGTCCTGAAAATTAAGGACCAAATGTTGAATATTCCAATCGCTTAACTGCTGCTCCAATTCACGGCGTAGAAAAACAGCTGTATTGGAATCTAATTCCCCTTTTAACCGCGCGATTAATGTGTTCTCATAGCGATCCACATCAATCCAAAGATTCATCATTAAGCTCACTCTCCTTCTCCAGCTCCATATCTCTCTCGCTTTTTCATCTCATTCTTGTTTTATCTTCTCTTTCCCTGCCTGCTGACAAAACTTCCTGTATTTCGCCAGATTTCTACGTGTATGCTTCGTAGATGGGCTATGGTTGTAGCAGGAAATACTGACTCACACGCCGCATGAGATCAAAGTAATTCGCCTTCGCCACTTCTTCCTGAGCAACCAGAGGATAGCTGGCTAGTTCTGCACCATCACGGGAGATGATCAGCTTACCTAGTTCTGTCCCTTTCTCAAGGGGAGCATGGATCATCTCAGGCAATTGGAGCTTCGTCTCCAGTTCATCTGCCTTCTCGCCCTTCCTTAGAAGGACACTGACTCGATAAGGGGAATGGATGGAAACCCGGGCGATTTTCCCTTTATCTACACGGAGTTCTTCCAGAGGTTCTCCTGCTTCATGAATGGTATGGAGCTGAAACTGGGAAAAGGCATAATCAAACATGCTAGAGATTTCCTTGTTCCGTACCTTACTACTTGGTTCACCTAAGACCACAGCCACAAGACGCATTTCATCTCGTTTGGCTGTAGCAGTTAGACAGAACTTCGCCTCACTGGTATAGCCTGTCTTGAGACCATCTACGCCTTCATAGAATTTGACAAGACGATTGGTATTCACCAGCCAGAAGGGGTTCTTGCTCTCCTTCCGCAGGTAATCCTCATAGATACTGGTAAATTGAATCACATCGGAGTACTTCAACAATTCCCGTGACATGATGGCGATATCATGGGCGCTGGTA
Coding sequences:
- the spoIIAA gene encoding anti-sigma F factor antagonist, yielding MMNLWIDVDRYENTLIARLKGELDSNTAVFLRRELEQQLSDWNIQHLVLNFQDLTFMDSTGLGVILGRYKQVKQRDGELVICATSTTIDKMLRLSGMYKIIPIKTSEEEALQVVGVM
- a CDS encoding D-alanyl-D-alanine carboxypeptidase family protein — translated: MKPIAYLLFFTILITASVIPVHATDVNYPSLEVAELAPALAPEARSAVLMEFDTGTILYAKNMDEKLPPASITKVMTMLLIFEALDQGKITYDDQVRVSENASSMGGSQIFLEVGEVMSVRDLLKGVAVASGNDAAVALAEHVAGTEEAFIKAMNEKAEELGLKNTHFVNTTGLPAENHYTSAHDIAIMSRELLKYSDVIQFTSIYEDYLRKESKNPFWLVNTNRLVKFYEGVDGLKTGYTSEAKFCLTATAKRDEMRLVAVVLGEPSSKVRNKEISSMFDYAFSQFQLHTIHEAGEPLEELRVDKGKIARVSIHSPYRVSVLLRKGEKADELETKLQLPEMIHAPLEKGTELGKLIISRDGAELASYPLVAQEEVAKANYFDLMRRVSQYFLLQP